A stretch of Spirosoma oryzicola DNA encodes these proteins:
- a CDS encoding sugar phosphate isomerase/epimerase family protein, giving the protein MNKLGMNLFVWTMSMDEDLSGTLSFLKTSGFDFVEIPINNTDLDKWERIGQQLAELGLGVQACTLCGAEHDLINADESIRRAGIEHLKTVVDCAALAGATILMGPFYAGFKVFSGKPATADEWAWSVEGMREVAAYAETKGVILAMEYLNRFETYLLTCADELVRYVEAVNHPNCQAAFDTFHANMEEKSIADALRKVAPYLVHVQISENDRSTPGQGHINFDQVFNVLHEIEYNGPIAIEAFGPNPPELAAATHIFRPMFESPEQLAVDGLAFIKEYTKRVPESTSEAIVS; this is encoded by the coding sequence ATGAATAAGCTAGGAATGAATCTGTTCGTCTGGACGATGTCAATGGACGAAGACCTCTCTGGTACGCTTTCGTTCCTGAAAACGAGCGGCTTTGATTTTGTCGAAATACCGATCAATAACACGGATCTCGACAAATGGGAGCGTATCGGTCAGCAGTTGGCTGAACTAGGACTAGGCGTACAGGCTTGTACGCTCTGCGGGGCAGAACACGATCTGATCAATGCCGACGAATCGATTCGCCGGGCGGGTATCGAACACCTGAAAACGGTCGTCGACTGTGCCGCGCTGGCGGGAGCAACCATCCTGATGGGACCGTTTTATGCAGGCTTCAAAGTCTTTAGCGGCAAACCGGCAACTGCCGACGAATGGGCCTGGTCGGTGGAAGGTATGCGGGAGGTAGCTGCGTATGCCGAAACCAAAGGGGTCATACTGGCGATGGAATACCTGAACCGTTTTGAAACGTATTTGCTTACCTGCGCCGATGAACTCGTTCGTTACGTAGAAGCGGTCAATCACCCCAACTGCCAGGCTGCGTTTGACACATTCCACGCGAATATGGAGGAAAAAAGTATTGCTGACGCCCTCCGGAAAGTAGCTCCTTATTTGGTACACGTGCAGATTTCGGAGAACGACCGCTCGACGCCGGGGCAGGGGCATATCAATTTCGATCAGGTTTTCAACGTGTTACACGAGATTGAATACAATGGTCCTATCGCCATCGAAGCGTTTGGGCCAAACCCGCCCGAGTTAGCTGCCGCCACCCACATTTTCAGACCCATGTTTGAATCGCCCGAGCAGCTGGCGGTTGACGGACTGGCTTTTATCAAGGAATATACCAAGCGCGTACCCGAGTCAACCAGCGAAGCGATCGTATCCTAA
- a CDS encoding Gfo/Idh/MocA family protein: MINVAIVGLGFGAEFIPIYQRHPNANMYAICQRNVQKLNEIGDAYGIEKRYSNYDELLADPNVDAVHINSPIPNHAEQTLKALRAGKHVACTVPMATTVEDCKAIVQACKESGKKYMMMETVVYSREFLFVKELHETGELGKVQFLKASHQQDMDGWPDYWPGLPPMHYATHCVGPVAGLLKLEADYVSCFGSGTIREDLAKIHNSPFAVESAHIKFKDSDLSAYVYRSLFDVARQYRESFEVYGDKKSFEWQLIEDEQPVIHTAKKPEPEIPEKVTVPDYAHYLPEEIQRFTTKGVYDADEQQHLSFTQGGGHGGSHPHMVHEFVSAIVEDREPFPNAAQSANWTSVGILAHESALQGGQLIKLPDFGSI; this comes from the coding sequence ATGATTAACGTTGCCATTGTGGGCCTTGGATTCGGGGCCGAATTTATTCCCATCTATCAACGCCATCCAAATGCGAACATGTACGCTATCTGCCAGCGTAACGTGCAAAAGCTGAACGAGATCGGCGATGCGTACGGCATTGAAAAACGGTACAGTAATTACGATGAGCTGCTGGCCGACCCCAATGTTGACGCTGTACACATTAACTCACCGATTCCGAATCACGCTGAACAGACCCTGAAAGCCCTGCGCGCAGGTAAGCACGTTGCCTGTACGGTACCGATGGCTACGACGGTTGAGGATTGCAAAGCCATTGTACAGGCCTGCAAGGAGAGCGGCAAAAAATACATGATGATGGAGACCGTGGTATACAGCCGTGAGTTTCTATTCGTTAAGGAATTGCACGAAACCGGCGAGTTGGGTAAAGTGCAGTTTTTGAAAGCCAGCCATCAGCAGGATATGGACGGCTGGCCGGATTACTGGCCTGGTTTGCCACCCATGCACTACGCTACGCACTGCGTCGGTCCGGTAGCGGGTCTGCTGAAACTCGAAGCGGATTACGTGTCGTGCTTTGGTTCTGGTACGATTCGGGAAGATTTGGCAAAAATTCACAACTCACCGTTTGCCGTTGAGTCGGCACACATCAAATTCAAGGATAGCGATTTGTCGGCGTACGTCTATCGGTCGCTGTTCGATGTGGCACGGCAGTACCGCGAGAGTTTCGAAGTATACGGTGATAAAAAATCGTTCGAATGGCAACTGATCGAAGATGAGCAGCCGGTCATTCACACGGCGAAGAAACCCGAACCGGAGATTCCAGAGAAAGTAACCGTACCTGATTACGCGCATTACCTGCCGGAAGAAATTCAACGGTTTACCACGAAAGGCGTTTACGACGCCGACGAACAGCAACACCTGTCCTTTACGCAGGGGGGCGGCCACGGCGGATCGCACCCGCACATGGTTCATGAGTTTGTGTCGGCCATTGTTGAGGACCGCGAACCATTCCCCAATGCTGCCCAATCGGCCAACTGGACGAGTGTGGGAATTTTGGCGCACGAGTCGGCTCTTCAAGGTGGGCAGCTAATTAAGCTGCCGGATTTTGGAAGCATCTAA
- a CDS encoding PVC-type heme-binding CxxCH protein, with the protein MKKALLFVLAAGLMTQCARQTANQSSTRQTATKARRTEILFLGDNGHHKPIERVPQLMAALGSKGINITYTDKLEDINPDNLNKYDGLLIFANWDSIPKPQEKALLDYVSSGKGLIPVHCASYCFRNSAEYVDKVVGGQFWRHRMDTIQTRFTQPNNPIVAGLPSFKAYDETYLHSHLQADNNVLAVREIKADQEKDKPGVKEEPYTWTRQYGKGRVFYTAYGHDERTWSQPGFQQLLERGILWAVGDDVKKLHDDLKPQTFTYRAANLPNYEKRPGAQMEQEPLSPEESMKHIQVPVDFTLDLFAHEPNVMHPIAMTWDEKGRLYALITKDYPNERKESGGSDYIVICEDTDKDGKADKFTNFAEGLSIPTGMTFGNGGLYVSQAPHMLFLKDTNGDDKADVKQVVFTGFGTFDTHAGPSNLHYGFDNWIWGSVGYSGFKGKVGADSVKFSQGFFRFKPDGSQLEYVTATSNNTWGLGFNETGDVFGSTANNAHGWYMAIPNRYFHGAPHIRENGSRSTDTHKDMKPITEKVRQVDVFGGFTAAAGHNLYTARAFPKKYWNKVAFVSEPTGHILHQNVMQKNGTDYEDVEGFNLMAGADEWFAPVFAEVGPDGAVWVVDWYSYIIQHNPTPAGASNGSGNAYETPLRDFTHGRIYRVGYKNAPAYTPMTLSKDRPDELVAALKNTNMFWRTAAQRLLIERNNKDVVPQLIALVNDQSVDEIGINPAAVHALWTLHGLGALNGSDEKAMAAATSALQHPCSGVRKTAVQVLPRNQMATNALLQNNLLNDKEPVVALNTLLALSEMPQSAVAQQAILSRLDKATEVNDRWLPDAFACALTGQNGQLMKTYLKQVSMNAPAQPKAAPAHDMNSHAGHGPNAPTPKAAVTTSGNQPDLVIAAIRTTPESPSVREGTKLFVDVTNAGGAEIPAGTPIPLSIRVEGPKGVTDAAKIDFVSVTHNTGIKPGETVTISKANNGPWVGDMGVTFERAGQYMITAMLDRENKIAEGNEQNNNATHTLVYRAPQSMSAYVLERASRSYASVAPVDSVVALLRQTQKLETTQGDAIVKGVAEGWNIRTKAQVNETDKQFLASLTNSVSSENRERLGRLYEAWGIVKSEPTDPNVEVVRMKTIREEMRFDKKEFTVTAGKQVEIVLENPDAMQHNLVIGKPKSMDVIGAAADKMITAKDGAEKNYVPSISQVIVATPLVNPDQTYRLKFTAPATPGDYPFVCTFPGHWRIMNGVMKVTKAGAVATAK; encoded by the coding sequence ATGAAAAAGGCACTTCTTTTTGTACTGGCAGCTGGGCTAATGACCCAATGCGCCCGCCAGACAGCTAATCAATCCTCAACCCGCCAGACCGCCACGAAAGCGCGTCGAACCGAGATTTTGTTCCTGGGTGACAATGGCCACCATAAGCCTATCGAGCGCGTGCCTCAACTGATGGCCGCTCTGGGTAGCAAAGGAATCAACATCACGTACACGGATAAACTGGAAGACATCAATCCGGATAATCTGAACAAGTATGATGGTCTGCTGATTTTTGCTAACTGGGATAGCATTCCTAAACCGCAGGAAAAAGCCCTGCTGGATTATGTTTCGTCGGGAAAAGGCTTGATTCCGGTGCATTGCGCATCGTACTGTTTTCGCAACTCCGCCGAATATGTCGATAAAGTTGTTGGCGGGCAGTTCTGGCGGCACCGGATGGATACCATTCAAACCCGCTTTACGCAGCCAAATAATCCTATTGTAGCTGGTTTGCCTTCGTTTAAGGCGTACGACGAAACCTACCTGCATTCGCATCTTCAGGCGGATAACAACGTGCTGGCCGTTCGGGAAATCAAAGCCGACCAGGAAAAAGACAAACCGGGTGTGAAGGAAGAACCGTACACCTGGACGCGTCAATACGGCAAAGGGCGCGTTTTTTACACCGCCTACGGTCACGATGAGCGGACCTGGAGCCAGCCCGGATTTCAGCAACTGCTGGAACGGGGAATTCTGTGGGCCGTTGGTGACGACGTAAAAAAGTTACACGATGATCTGAAGCCACAGACATTTACCTATCGCGCAGCGAACTTGCCGAACTACGAGAAGCGTCCGGGTGCTCAGATGGAGCAGGAGCCGCTTTCGCCGGAAGAATCCATGAAGCACATTCAGGTTCCGGTCGATTTTACGCTCGATCTGTTTGCCCATGAGCCGAATGTCATGCACCCCATTGCCATGACGTGGGATGAAAAAGGGCGGCTTTATGCTTTGATTACCAAGGATTATCCGAACGAGCGCAAAGAAAGTGGTGGTTCTGATTACATTGTTATCTGCGAAGATACCGACAAGGATGGTAAAGCAGACAAGTTCACCAACTTTGCCGAGGGACTAAGCATTCCAACCGGAATGACGTTCGGAAACGGTGGATTGTACGTGTCGCAGGCACCGCACATGCTTTTCCTGAAAGATACCAACGGGGATGACAAGGCCGACGTAAAACAAGTCGTGTTTACAGGTTTCGGTACGTTCGATACCCACGCCGGACCGAGCAACCTGCACTACGGTTTCGATAACTGGATATGGGGAAGCGTCGGCTACTCAGGTTTCAAAGGAAAGGTCGGAGCGGATAGCGTAAAGTTTAGCCAGGGCTTTTTCCGGTTCAAACCCGACGGTTCGCAGCTTGAATACGTGACGGCTACGTCCAACAACACATGGGGATTAGGTTTCAACGAAACGGGCGACGTTTTCGGCAGCACAGCCAATAACGCGCACGGTTGGTACATGGCGATACCAAACCGGTACTTCCACGGTGCTCCGCATATTCGGGAAAACGGTAGCCGCAGTACGGATACCCACAAAGACATGAAACCGATCACCGAAAAGGTACGTCAAGTAGACGTATTCGGTGGTTTCACAGCGGCAGCGGGTCATAACTTGTATACTGCCCGCGCTTTCCCGAAAAAATACTGGAATAAGGTCGCTTTCGTATCGGAGCCAACGGGCCACATCCTGCACCAGAACGTGATGCAAAAGAATGGAACCGATTACGAAGATGTAGAAGGCTTCAATCTCATGGCCGGCGCAGACGAATGGTTTGCACCCGTCTTTGCGGAAGTTGGTCCAGACGGAGCTGTTTGGGTTGTTGATTGGTACAGTTATATCATCCAGCACAATCCAACGCCAGCCGGCGCTAGCAATGGTTCGGGTAATGCGTATGAGACACCACTGCGCGATTTTACGCACGGTCGTATTTATCGGGTAGGGTACAAGAATGCGCCTGCTTACACGCCGATGACCTTGAGTAAAGACCGCCCGGACGAACTCGTAGCTGCGTTGAAAAATACGAACATGTTCTGGCGGACAGCGGCTCAACGTCTGCTCATCGAACGGAACAACAAAGACGTGGTTCCACAGCTAATCGCGTTGGTGAATGATCAGTCTGTCGATGAGATTGGTATCAATCCAGCGGCTGTTCATGCCTTGTGGACACTGCACGGGTTGGGCGCGCTAAACGGTTCAGACGAAAAAGCGATGGCGGCTGCGACTTCGGCGTTGCAGCACCCTTGCTCAGGTGTACGTAAAACAGCCGTTCAGGTATTGCCACGTAATCAAATGGCAACCAATGCGCTGCTTCAGAACAATTTGTTAAATGACAAAGAGCCAGTTGTTGCCCTAAATACACTCCTCGCCTTGTCGGAGATGCCGCAAAGCGCCGTTGCCCAGCAAGCTATTCTGAGCCGGTTGGATAAAGCGACCGAAGTAAATGACCGCTGGTTGCCTGATGCTTTTGCCTGCGCCCTCACGGGACAAAATGGGCAGCTGATGAAAACCTATCTGAAGCAGGTAAGTATGAATGCTCCTGCGCAACCGAAGGCAGCACCTGCTCACGACATGAATAGCCATGCCGGACACGGACCTAACGCGCCAACGCCAAAAGCCGCTGTAACAACATCAGGTAACCAACCTGATCTGGTCATTGCCGCGATTCGTACGACGCCGGAGTCGCCTTCGGTTCGGGAAGGAACGAAGCTTTTTGTGGATGTGACCAATGCGGGTGGGGCTGAAATTCCGGCTGGAACCCCGATCCCCTTGTCCATTCGCGTGGAAGGACCGAAGGGCGTTACGGATGCTGCTAAAATTGATTTTGTGAGCGTGACGCACAACACGGGGATCAAACCCGGTGAAACCGTGACGATCAGCAAAGCCAACAACGGTCCTTGGGTCGGTGATATGGGCGTAACGTTTGAGCGGGCGGGCCAGTACATGATTACGGCCATGCTTGACCGCGAAAACAAAATCGCCGAAGGCAATGAACAGAACAACAACGCTACGCACACGCTTGTCTATCGGGCTCCGCAAAGCATGAGCGCTTACGTACTCGAACGTGCGTCGCGTAGCTACGCGTCCGTTGCTCCGGTGGATTCGGTGGTTGCCTTGCTTCGGCAGACGCAGAAGTTAGAGACAACACAGGGTGACGCGATTGTTAAAGGCGTCGCGGAAGGGTGGAATATCCGCACAAAAGCGCAGGTGAACGAGACAGACAAGCAATTCCTGGCCAGTCTGACGAACTCCGTTTCTTCCGAAAACCGGGAACGTCTGGGGCGGCTCTACGAAGCTTGGGGCATTGTCAAGAGCGAACCTACCGACCCCAATGTTGAGGTTGTTCGGATGAAAACCATTCGCGAAGAAATGCGCTTTGACAAAAAAGAGTTTACCGTAACGGCTGGCAAACAGGTTGAAATCGTTCTCGAAAATCCGGACGCTATGCAGCACAATCTGGTGATTGGTAAACCCAAAAGTATGGACGTGATCGGTGCGGCAGCCGACAAGATGATTACTGCGAAAGACGGGGCCGAAAAGAATTACGTGCCAAGCATTTCTCAGGTAATTGTGGCTACGCCGTTGGTTAACCCCGATCAGACGTACCGACTTAAGTTTACGGCTCCGGCCACGCCCGGCGATTATCCATTCGTTTGCACATTCCCTGGTCACTGGCGCATCATGAATGGTGTCATGAAAGTTACCAAGGCTGGAGCAGTCGCTACGGCTAAGTAA
- a CDS encoding sensor histidine kinase, giving the protein MIRRSTAPPLFAFALVLSVVTAALIYANRFVFPETALAPGPSLRWLALFPLALTAQLLLGFSLWWLLRRRQRSMVQTEVLHSIVHEFQTPITAIQMAADILDSPIARNHPERTDKYVRIIREETERLQQQVETMLTLARADRNTLTLNLEPIQIHYLLHSVAERHGDYLNLNLQGKDTYVLADRLHLTNVLYNLIDNAVKYSADKPEITLVTKANADGMTISVRDRGVGISPKQVSHIFQPFFRVDDCNQTSVKGFGLGLSYVQRIVQAHNWTIWVKSELGQGSEFSIQIPTSSLLPVLPNSIRVKEVS; this is encoded by the coding sequence ATGATACGTAGGTCTACAGCCCCTCCGCTCTTTGCTTTTGCCCTTGTGCTGTCTGTCGTTACGGCGGCCTTGATCTATGCAAATCGCTTCGTTTTTCCGGAAACAGCATTAGCGCCAGGTCCCTCCTTACGCTGGCTAGCCCTGTTTCCCCTCGCTCTAACAGCGCAGCTTCTGTTAGGTTTTTCATTATGGTGGTTACTTCGTCGGCGGCAGCGATCAATGGTACAGACCGAAGTACTGCATTCTATTGTACACGAATTTCAAACGCCTATCACAGCCATTCAGATGGCAGCCGATATTCTGGATTCTCCCATCGCCCGTAATCACCCCGAGCGTACGGACAAATACGTAAGGATTATCCGCGAAGAAACGGAGCGGCTCCAGCAGCAGGTCGAAACGATGCTGACACTGGCGCGGGCTGATCGTAACACATTGACACTTAATCTGGAACCAATTCAGATCCATTATCTGCTCCACTCGGTTGCGGAGCGGCATGGTGATTATTTAAACCTGAATTTACAGGGAAAAGATACGTACGTACTGGCAGACCGTCTGCACCTAACCAATGTCCTGTATAACCTGATCGACAATGCCGTTAAGTACAGCGCTGACAAACCAGAGATTACGCTGGTTACCAAAGCCAATGCCGACGGCATGACCATTTCGGTTCGTGACCGGGGCGTAGGTATTTCCCCCAAACAAGTATCCCATATTTTTCAACCTTTCTTCCGGGTTGACGACTGCAACCAAACCAGCGTTAAAGGTTTCGGCCTTGGACTGAGTTACGTACAGCGTATCGTTCAGGCGCACAACTGGACAATATGGGTAAAAAGCGAACTCGGTCAGGGCAGCGAGTTCAGCATTCAGATTCCCACCTCATCCTTACTACCTGTTCTACCAAACAGCATTCGGGTAAAAGAAGTAAGCTAG
- a CDS encoding RNA methyltransferase, protein MTPRKLSLDELNRLSVDDFKKADKFPYCLILDDIRSLNNVGSVFRTADAFRAASVYLCGITGQPPHRDITKTALGATESVTWTYVADVDALVSQLRSDGWVVAAIEQAEGSTSLSDFNPDPNKRYAFVFGNEVTGVRQTVVEQADVVLEIPQFGTKHSLNIAVTAGIVCWEFLQKR, encoded by the coding sequence ATGACCCCTCGCAAACTATCACTGGACGAACTGAATCGCCTGTCTGTTGACGATTTCAAAAAAGCCGACAAGTTTCCTTATTGCCTGATTTTAGACGATATCCGCAGCCTCAACAACGTTGGGTCGGTGTTCCGAACGGCTGATGCCTTCCGGGCTGCCAGCGTCTATCTTTGTGGTATTACAGGCCAGCCACCCCACCGCGACATCACGAAAACGGCACTGGGCGCGACCGAATCGGTTACCTGGACATACGTTGCGGATGTGGATGCCCTCGTTAGTCAATTACGATCTGACGGTTGGGTGGTAGCCGCGATCGAACAAGCCGAAGGCAGTACTTCACTCTCAGATTTCAACCCTGATCCAAACAAACGATACGCTTTTGTGTTCGGTAACGAAGTAACCGGCGTTCGGCAGACCGTTGTCGAACAGGCCGATGTGGTACTCGAAATTCCCCAGTTTGGTACGAAGCACTCCCTGAACATTGCCGTCACAGCGGGCATTGTTTGCTGGGAATTTCTTCAAAAAAGGTAA
- the mutS gene encoding DNA mismatch repair protein MutS, whose amino-acid sequence MKTATAAKPQSKKNETPLNRQYNQIKAKYPGALLLFRVGDFYETFGEDAVRASKILGITLTKRNNGGSNEELAGFPHHSLDTHLPKLVRAGERVAICDQLEDPSVAKGIVRRGVTELVTPGVSFNDNVLDTRRNNYLAAVHFGKSAAGSSEEQFGVSFLDISTGEFLASQGNAAYVDKLLQSFNPSEVLYCKRNRQEFGALFGDKFHTYTLEDWAFTYDFGYNFLKQHFQTSSLKGFGIEGLPDGIIAAGVILHYLNETEHKDLQHITRVTRLEEDRYVWLDRFTIRNLELTVAQQEGGVPLIQILDQTVTPMGARLLRKWLSLPLKEKALIEERLSMVELLTNDIDLSETLVGHLRQIGDLERLVSKVAVRRINPRELLQLKRSLQHVLPIKELLITALNQTESSSLKKYADQLNPVSFLLDRIEAELREDAPTLSNQGGMIKPGINAELDELTAIAYSGKDYLLQLQEREVQRTGISSLKVAYNKVFGYYLEVTHAHKSRVPEDWIRKQTLVNAERYITPELKEYEDKILNAEEQIFQIESRMFNEMILAAGEYVGAIQQDARVLSVLDVLASFARVAVKNKYVRPQILDTKVLDIKDGRHPVIEQQLPPGEHYIPNDIFLDDETQQIIIITGPNMAGKSALLRQTALIVLMAQSGSFVPASLAEIGIVDKIFTRVGASDNLSRGESTFMVEMTETASILNNLSERSLVLMDEIGRGTSTYDGVSIAWSIAEYLHNKTDCRPKTLFATHYHELNDLATDNPRIKNYNVSVKEMGNKVIFLRKLKEGGSEHSFGIHVAQMAGMPAQIVSRATEILKQLEASHGREENREKIREAAPRDATPELALRIIESGDPKSEAIKEKLRTIDVNRLTPIEALLKLNELLKLVE is encoded by the coding sequence GTGAAGACAGCCACCGCAGCAAAACCTCAATCAAAAAAGAACGAAACTCCCCTCAACCGCCAATACAACCAGATTAAAGCCAAATATCCCGGTGCATTGCTTCTCTTTCGTGTCGGTGATTTTTACGAAACGTTCGGTGAAGATGCCGTCAGAGCCAGTAAGATTTTAGGCATCACACTCACCAAGCGCAACAACGGCGGATCGAATGAAGAACTGGCCGGTTTTCCGCATCACTCTCTTGACACCCACTTACCTAAGCTTGTCCGGGCGGGCGAACGCGTAGCGATCTGTGATCAGCTGGAAGACCCATCGGTTGCAAAGGGTATCGTTCGTCGGGGTGTTACGGAGCTGGTGACACCGGGGGTTTCGTTCAATGATAACGTGCTGGACACCCGGCGCAACAACTACCTCGCAGCTGTGCATTTCGGTAAGAGCGCGGCCGGTAGTTCGGAGGAGCAGTTTGGCGTGTCGTTTCTGGATATTTCAACCGGTGAGTTTCTGGCTTCACAGGGTAATGCGGCTTACGTGGACAAGTTGCTCCAGAGTTTCAATCCGTCGGAAGTGTTGTATTGTAAGCGCAACCGCCAGGAGTTTGGTGCTTTATTCGGCGATAAGTTTCACACCTACACGCTGGAAGACTGGGCCTTCACCTACGATTTTGGTTACAATTTCTTAAAGCAGCATTTTCAGACCAGTTCGCTCAAAGGCTTCGGTATTGAAGGGTTGCCCGATGGTATCATTGCTGCCGGGGTGATCCTGCATTATCTGAACGAAACAGAACATAAAGATCTTCAGCATATCACGCGCGTCACGCGGCTGGAAGAGGACCGCTACGTGTGGCTCGACCGGTTCACGATTCGTAACCTCGAATTAACGGTGGCTCAGCAGGAGGGGGGCGTTCCGCTGATTCAGATCCTGGACCAGACCGTTACGCCGATGGGCGCGCGGTTGCTTCGTAAATGGCTCAGTTTGCCGCTTAAAGAAAAAGCCCTCATCGAAGAGCGGCTGAGCATGGTTGAATTGCTTACCAACGATATTGATCTGTCAGAAACGTTGGTCGGACACCTGCGTCAGATTGGTGACCTTGAGCGGCTCGTCTCGAAAGTGGCAGTTCGGCGGATCAATCCGCGCGAGTTGTTGCAGCTTAAACGGTCGTTGCAGCACGTGTTGCCCATCAAAGAACTGCTGATAACGGCGTTGAATCAGACGGAGTCGTCATCGCTGAAAAAATACGCGGATCAGCTCAACCCGGTTTCTTTTCTGCTCGACCGAATTGAAGCAGAATTGCGGGAAGATGCGCCAACGCTTTCGAACCAGGGCGGGATGATCAAACCCGGTATCAACGCAGAGCTTGATGAGCTAACGGCGATTGCGTATTCGGGCAAGGATTACCTGTTGCAGCTTCAGGAACGCGAAGTACAACGAACGGGCATCAGTTCGCTGAAAGTGGCTTACAACAAAGTATTCGGCTACTATCTGGAAGTGACGCACGCCCACAAGAGCCGCGTTCCGGAGGACTGGATTCGCAAGCAAACGCTGGTCAATGCCGAGCGGTACATTACACCTGAACTAAAGGAGTACGAAGACAAGATTCTGAACGCTGAAGAGCAGATATTCCAGATCGAATCCCGGATGTTCAACGAGATGATTCTGGCGGCTGGTGAATATGTGGGAGCGATTCAGCAGGATGCGCGCGTTTTGTCCGTGCTGGACGTGCTGGCGTCGTTTGCGCGGGTTGCGGTGAAAAACAAATACGTACGGCCCCAGATTCTGGACACGAAAGTGCTGGACATTAAAGACGGTCGTCATCCGGTTATTGAACAGCAACTGCCGCCCGGCGAACACTACATTCCGAACGATATTTTTCTGGATGACGAAACGCAGCAGATCATCATCATTACCGGGCCGAACATGGCTGGTAAATCGGCTTTACTTCGGCAAACAGCACTGATTGTCCTTATGGCGCAGTCGGGAAGCTTTGTGCCTGCGTCGCTGGCCGAGATCGGGATCGTTGACAAGATTTTCACGCGCGTCGGGGCTTCCGATAACCTCTCGCGGGGCGAAAGTACGTTTATGGTGGAGATGACCGAGACGGCTAGCATCCTGAACAACCTGAGTGAGCGGAGTCTGGTGCTGATGGATGAAATTGGTCGGGGAACGAGTACTTACGATGGTGTTTCGATCGCCTGGTCGATTGCCGAATACCTGCACAACAAAACGGATTGCCGTCCGAAAACCTTGTTCGCTACGCACTATCACGAGCTAAACGATCTGGCGACGGATAACCCGCGCATCAAAAATTACAACGTGTCGGTCAAGGAGATGGGCAACAAAGTGATTTTTCTGCGCAAACTCAAGGAAGGGGGTTCGGAACACAGTTTTGGTATCCACGTGGCGCAAATGGCCGGAATGCCCGCTCAGATCGTGAGTCGTGCGACCGAAATCCTGAAGCAGCTCGAAGCGTCGCATGGCCGGGAAGAGAATCGGGAGAAGATTCGCGAGGCTGCTCCGAGAGATGCGACGCCGGAACTGGCGTTGCGAATTATTGAATCGGGCGACCCGAAATCGGAAGCCATCAAAGAAAAGTTACGTACGATTGACGTAAACCGGTTGACGCCTATCGAAGCGCTGTTGAAGCTGAACGAATTGCTGAAACTGGTCGAATAA
- a CDS encoding Rad52/Rad22 family DNA repair protein: MDLNVITAPLTPQEVEWRVQSQTKDGQKIVVVPYITNRCVMQRFDEQFGWAGWQNEIKEIDGGFLCTITAVMPGGEIVRKTDGASRTSVEPVKGGISDAMKRAAVQFGLGRGLYDFPKVLIQTTDKYIPDWATPLLDKMVEKINAGGIVRDVVVLKPEHAKPPIKAA, from the coding sequence ATGGATTTAAACGTAATAACAGCCCCGCTTACCCCCCAGGAGGTTGAATGGCGGGTGCAAAGCCAAACCAAGGATGGCCAGAAGATTGTCGTCGTTCCCTACATTACCAACCGGTGCGTCATGCAGCGCTTTGATGAGCAGTTTGGCTGGGCGGGCTGGCAAAACGAAATAAAGGAGATCGACGGGGGATTTCTGTGTACCATCACCGCCGTTATGCCCGGTGGCGAAATCGTCCGCAAAACGGATGGTGCCAGCCGGACGAGCGTCGAACCCGTAAAAGGAGGGATCAGTGATGCCATGAAGCGGGCCGCCGTGCAGTTCGGTCTAGGCCGTGGTTTGTACGACTTCCCAAAGGTGCTGATTCAAACTACCGATAAATACATACCCGATTGGGCAACACCCTTGCTCGATAAGATGGTCGAAAAAATAAATGCGGGTGGCATTGTGCGAGATGTAGTCGTGCTGAAGCCTGAACATGCTAAACCACCAATTAAAGCGGCTTAG